The proteins below come from a single Triticum aestivum cultivar Chinese Spring chromosome 5D, IWGSC CS RefSeq v2.1, whole genome shotgun sequence genomic window:
- the LOC123122663 gene encoding GPI mannosyltransferase 1: MATAAATLRWRVMAASAALRLALVAYGEWQDAHLEVRYTDVDYLVFSDAAAAVAAGGSPFARATYRYSPLLAFLLLPNSLLHPAWGKLLFSAADLLVGVFIDDILELRGVPARTRIWCVVAWLFNPFTFTIGTRGNCEPVVCAAMLWILICLMKGRVLQAAFWYGLIVHFRIYPIIYAIPFVIVLGKNYAGPAGRPVLTQWISKQQLQSNKGRENVEEPTSLLANLWNFLSSLITRDTILFGLFSGSMFFAWTGIFFYLYGWEFLNEALLYHLTRTDPRHNFSIYFYHIYLHHQQGFSSIQRLASFLPQLIVQLALIVRFSRDLPFCMFLQTVAFVAFNKVMTAQYFVWFFCLLPLILPWTGMKLRWKGLACALVWMGSQLHWLMWAYLLEFKGRNVFVQLWAAGIVFLAANTFVMIMVIRHHRHTPLFSVPVGPGTKIAAKKD, from the exons atggcgacggcggcggcgacgctgcGGTGGCGGgtgatggcggcgtcggcggcgctgCGGCTGGCGCTGGTGGCGTACGGGGAGTGGCAGGACGCGCACCTCGAGGTGCGCTACACGGACGTGGACTACCTCGTCTTCTCCGACGcggcggccgccgtcgccgccggggGCTCCCCGTTCGCGCGCGCCACCTACCGCTACTCCCCGctcctcgccttcctcctcctccccaacTCGCTCCTCCACCCCGCCTGGGGCAAGCTCCTCTTCTCCGCCGCAG ATTTGCTCGTCggggtgttcatcgacgatattctggagCTGCGGGGGGTCCCGGCGAGGACCCGGATCTGGTGCGTGGTGGCCTGGCTGTTCAACCCCTTCACCTTCACCATCGGCACCAGAGGGAACTGCGAGCCCGTCGTCTGCGCCGCCATGCTCTGGATCCTCATCTGCTTGATGAAGG GTAGAGTACTGCAAGCAGCATTCTGGTATGGGCTGATTGTGCACTTCAGAATATACCCAATTATATATGCAATCCCCTTTGTTATAGTCCTTGGCAAGAATTATGCCGGTCCTGCTGGTAGACCTGTCCTTACACAGTGGATTTCGAAACAACAGTTACAAAGCAATAAAGGTAGGGAAAATGTGGAAGAACCGACATCACTCTTGGCGAATCTATGGAATTTTCTCAGTAGCCTCATAACAAGAGATACTATCCTGTTTGGGTTGTTCTCTGGATCTATGTTCTTTGCTTGGACCGGCATCTTCTTCTATCTCTATGGGTGGGAGTTCCTAAATGAAGCACTACTTTACCATCTCACACGAACTGATCCAAGGCACAACTTCTCGATTTACTTCTATCACATATATCTGCACCATCAGCAAGGGTTCTCAAGCATACAGAGGCTGGCTTCGTTCCTGCCGCAGCTGATCGTGCAGTTGGCGCTCATTGTACGCTTTTCCAGGGATCTTCCGTTCTGCATGTTTCTCCAAACAGTAGCATTTGTCGCCTTCAACAAG GTGATGACAGCGCAGTACTTTGTGTGGttcttctgcctgctgcccctcatCCTCCCCTGGACCGGCATGAAGCTGAGGTGGAAGGGCCTGGCCTGCGCGCTGGTGTGGATGGGGTCCCAGCTGCACTGGCTGATGTGGGCCTACCTGCTGGAGTTCAAGGGTCGGAACGTCTTCGTGCAGCTCTGGGCGGCAGGCATCGTGTTCCTGGCCGCCAACACCTTCGTCATGATCATGGTGATTAGGCACCACAGGCACACCCCGCTCTTCTCGGTGCCGGTGGGTCCCGGGACCAAGATCGCCGCCAAGAAGGATTAG